In Bacteroidetes Order II. bacterium, a genomic segment contains:
- a CDS encoding DUF1508 domain-containing protein — translation MNAPQRSFFLRRQIFLAYHLPPTPIGDFQDLHTARVIANKLNADRSPEQSIRASDLSAGALILDSLGSIITWYKQKSGRDIMLESYHALRNRIGEVALQKTFLAFVEQFPPDRVLSGQVTPRQYIEGREGALLEELTLLRLANQNPAFAPLKELFDDADLIQHTPYLQVWETLQTYWVSKAPRITADAPSEEIGNEEADLLEMLTHLFRHYPHSLAEQLAYLRGRWGHRLSDLNPSFLVRLLRGEDYIREEIRPFFSMTPDAPPPSFPAGRDWQKGMRAIIEEDGAHEPEAFSEDLDWMPNVVMIAKSTLVWLYQLSQQYGHEISRLDQIPDEELDKLRTWGITALWFIGIWERSKASERFKQRMGNPEATASAYSLYDYEVAASLGGREAFLNLKARAWKRGIRIASDMVPNHTGLDGDWVLHHPDRFIQLPQSPYPSYSFTHEDLSDDPHIGIFMEDHYYDRTDAAVVFKRLDRRTGEERYLYHGNDGTGLAWNDTAQINFLNPEAKEAVIQTILRVAQDFPVIRLDAAMVLAKRHIHRLWFPEPGKGGDVASRSEYGLTKAEFEEAMPEEFWREVVDRVATEAPDTLLLAEAFWMLEGYFVRTLGMHRVYNSAFMHMLRDERNDEFRQQITSTLEYDPEILKRYVNFLNNPDEKTAVEQFGKGDKYFGVTTLMLTLPGLPMIGHGQIEGFSEKYGMEYRRAYYNETPDHHLVARHEKEIFPLAHKRYLFAEVTNFRLYDFLQDGEVNESVLAFTNRSGKERALVLYNNSYHRTQGIFRSSVKYRNKQRETSPENPYIETQHVAEALGLKKGAHWFTIFRDQISGLEYLRSNTVVWGRGFLMTLNGYQSMVFTEIREVEDTIGLYRDLHDSLHGHGVPNVEEEIKLRQLRPLHEPFVEVLSSLLEAFESDSPHYIVQPETFAKTYGTFIREAASRTGGVEVDFDGLVQDIQQFSESVIAYEHRRSHDAAAPLLAEAPGWGDEEPIEHPEPEHPYLDIKRFRNATLAGWLSVNQLGRLTSKNGRNVGHKSRGFIEAWLLDKPMHRVFREHGLSAEDAGVAVVYVCLLTSQKNWYKPHKTNATIWQNVVTDLFNDPLAMQYMDVHEWGGVRYFRKERFEELLHLLGVLARRQHHQQGQETKARIHTLLSGFSEFAQKAAYRCDAILETNFGDQEPLPSETNPDTSGSSTNSSTKPTRTMAYKFEVYQDKKGEYRFRFKAANGQVMFASQGYEQKASALKSIESIQKNAGEAIVVEVQEKDEA, via the coding sequence ATGAACGCCCCTCAAAGAAGTTTTTTTCTGCGTCGCCAAATTTTTCTGGCGTACCACCTCCCGCCTACTCCAATAGGAGATTTTCAGGATCTGCATACTGCACGAGTGATCGCAAATAAATTGAATGCAGACCGCTCCCCAGAACAATCTATACGTGCCAGCGACCTCAGTGCAGGTGCGCTTATATTGGACTCCCTGGGTAGTATTATTACGTGGTACAAGCAGAAATCCGGGCGCGACATCATGCTGGAATCTTACCATGCCCTGCGTAACCGGATTGGAGAAGTTGCCTTACAAAAAACCTTTTTGGCATTTGTAGAACAGTTTCCGCCAGATAGGGTTTTGAGTGGTCAAGTAACACCCCGTCAATACATCGAAGGGCGGGAGGGTGCCTTGCTGGAGGAATTAACCTTGTTGCGGTTGGCCAACCAAAATCCTGCCTTTGCGCCGCTTAAGGAGTTGTTCGACGACGCTGACTTGATTCAACATACCCCATACCTACAGGTTTGGGAAACTTTGCAGACCTATTGGGTTTCCAAAGCACCGCGTATAACTGCCGACGCACCGTCGGAAGAGATAGGTAATGAAGAAGCAGATTTATTAGAAATGCTGACCCATCTGTTCCGGCATTACCCCCATTCTTTGGCTGAACAATTGGCCTATCTCCGTGGACGTTGGGGGCATCGTCTTTCGGACTTAAACCCTTCTTTTCTGGTTCGTCTTCTGCGCGGTGAAGACTATATTCGCGAAGAAATACGTCCTTTTTTTTCCATGACGCCCGATGCACCTCCGCCTTCCTTCCCTGCGGGACGCGATTGGCAGAAAGGCATGCGGGCCATTATCGAGGAAGATGGCGCACATGAACCAGAAGCCTTTAGTGAAGACTTGGATTGGATGCCGAATGTGGTGATGATCGCAAAGTCCACATTAGTCTGGCTTTACCAATTATCCCAACAATATGGGCATGAAATTAGCCGATTAGACCAGATCCCAGACGAAGAATTGGACAAACTCCGAACATGGGGCATTACAGCACTTTGGTTTATCGGCATTTGGGAGCGCTCCAAGGCTTCGGAACGTTTTAAGCAACGCATGGGAAACCCTGAAGCCACGGCTTCGGCATATTCGCTTTATGATTACGAAGTGGCCGCTTCGTTGGGTGGACGTGAAGCCTTTCTTAACTTAAAGGCCCGTGCATGGAAGCGGGGAATCCGCATTGCCTCAGACATGGTTCCGAACCATACAGGCTTAGACGGTGATTGGGTTTTACATCACCCCGATCGGTTCATCCAATTACCACAGTCACCATACCCGTCCTATTCTTTCACGCATGAGGATTTATCGGACGATCCTCATATCGGCATTTTTATGGAGGATCACTATTATGACAGAACGGATGCGGCGGTGGTATTTAAACGGTTAGACCGCAGAACAGGGGAAGAGCGATATTTGTATCATGGAAACGACGGAACAGGACTGGCATGGAATGATACCGCACAAATCAACTTCCTGAACCCAGAGGCAAAAGAAGCCGTCATTCAAACTATTTTACGAGTCGCACAGGATTTTCCGGTTATTAGATTGGATGCTGCAATGGTGTTGGCCAAACGCCACATCCATCGCTTGTGGTTTCCGGAGCCAGGAAAAGGGGGAGATGTGGCAAGCCGATCGGAGTACGGGCTTACCAAAGCCGAGTTTGAAGAGGCCATGCCCGAAGAATTCTGGCGCGAGGTGGTGGATCGTGTGGCTACGGAGGCGCCCGATACCCTCTTGCTGGCCGAGGCGTTTTGGATGCTGGAAGGCTATTTTGTACGAACACTTGGGATGCACCGTGTGTATAACTCCGCTTTTATGCACATGCTTCGCGATGAGCGCAACGATGAGTTCCGGCAACAAATTACCTCCACCCTCGAATATGATCCGGAAATTTTGAAACGATATGTCAACTTCCTGAACAATCCGGATGAAAAAACGGCGGTTGAACAGTTTGGTAAAGGGGATAAATATTTCGGTGTCACCACACTCATGTTAACCCTACCCGGCTTGCCCATGATCGGACATGGCCAAATAGAAGGGTTTTCAGAAAAATATGGTATGGAGTACCGACGTGCCTATTATAATGAAACACCCGATCATCACCTTGTTGCACGTCATGAAAAAGAAATCTTTCCACTTGCCCATAAACGCTATCTATTCGCCGAAGTGACCAACTTCCGGCTATACGACTTTCTACAGGACGGTGAAGTCAATGAGAGTGTGCTGGCTTTCACAAACCGATCTGGAAAAGAGCGTGCTTTGGTACTCTACAACAATTCGTATCACCGAACGCAGGGGATTTTCCGTTCGTCGGTGAAGTATCGCAATAAACAGCGTGAAACATCTCCGGAAAATCCGTACATCGAAACCCAACATGTAGCCGAAGCGTTGGGACTAAAAAAAGGTGCCCATTGGTTTACCATCTTTCGCGACCAAATCAGTGGGTTGGAATACCTTCGTTCTAATACGGTGGTCTGGGGACGCGGCTTTCTAATGACCCTCAACGGCTACCAAAGCATGGTATTTACGGAAATTCGGGAGGTTGAAGATACCATTGGGCTTTATAGAGACCTGCACGACAGCCTTCATGGACACGGCGTCCCCAACGTGGAAGAAGAGATTAAACTTCGACAACTTCGCCCTCTCCACGAGCCGTTCGTAGAAGTCCTCAGCTCGCTTCTTGAAGCATTTGAAAGCGACTCGCCTCACTATATAGTCCAACCAGAAACCTTTGCCAAAACGTATGGCACCTTTATCCGAGAAGCAGCATCCCGTACGGGCGGTGTGGAGGTGGATTTTGATGGTTTGGTGCAAGACATTCAACAATTTTCAGAGTCGGTTATTGCCTATGAACACCGTCGGAGTCATGATGCAGCAGCGCCCTTGTTAGCAGAAGCACCGGGATGGGGGGATGAAGAACCTATTGAACATCCAGAGCCGGAGCATCCTTATCTGGACATCAAACGATTTCGGAATGCCACCCTTGCAGGATGGTTGTCTGTCAACCAACTCGGGCGCCTTACCAGCAAAAATGGCCGGAATGTGGGACATAAGAGTAGAGGATTTATTGAAGCTTGGCTTTTGGATAAACCCATGCATCGTGTATTTCGGGAGCATGGGCTCAGTGCCGAAGATGCTGGAGTGGCTGTGGTATATGTTTGCCTACTAACCAGTCAGAAGAATTGGTATAAGCCCCATAAAACCAATGCCACTATCTGGCAAAATGTAGTCACCGATCTGTTTAATGATCCGCTCGCTATGCAATACATGGATGTTCATGAGTGGGGTGGGGTGCGCTATTTTCGCAAAGAACGGTTCGAGGAACTCTTGCACTTGCTGGGCGTTTTAGCGCGAAGACAACACCACCAACAAGGGCAGGAGACGAAGGCCAGAATCCATACGCTTTTGTCCGGCTTTAGTGAATTTGCACAAAAAGCTGCGTACCGATGCGATGCGATTCTTGAAACCAACTTCGGCGATCAAGAACCACTGCCTTCCGAGACCAATCCGGATACCTCCGGATCTTCTACCAATTCTTCCACTAAACCAACACGTACAATGGCCTATAAATTTGAAGTTTATCAAGACAAAAAAGGGGAATACCGTTTCCGATTTAAAGCGGCGAATGGCCAGGTGATGTTTGCCAGTCAAGGGTACGAACAAAAAGCATCTGCACTGAAAAGCATCGAAAGCATTCAGAAAAATGCCGGAGAAGCTATTGTGGTAGAAGTCCAAGAAAAAGACGAAGCCTAA